The Xiphophorus hellerii strain 12219 chromosome 5, Xiphophorus_hellerii-4.1, whole genome shotgun sequence genome window below encodes:
- the adra2a gene encoding alpha-2A adrenergic receptor produces MIFVTSGELLKEVGQTATMADNNSTNQSLPSLAPYSLRIALPLLVGFMILLIVFGNVLVVIAVFTSRALRAPQNLFLVSLASADILVATLVMPFSLANELMGYWYFGDVWCEIYLALDVLFCTASITHLCAISLDRYWSITQAIEYNLKRTPRRIKCIIFIVWVIAAVISFPPLITMEKNNNEAYPECKINDQKWYVISSCIGSFFLPCVIMVLVYVRIYQIAKKRTRAPPGDRKPNAILKSSNIPAANGKENGAGDDKDRLCHEKLNGEQAIELQGVEGHRKAEEAKGEINGVDLEDSSSSDHKVNNPCSIRKKTNKGKPRLSQIKPGDSTVQKQESNTKGSRWKGRQNREKRFTFVLAVVIGVFVICWFPFFFTYMLKTLCISCNVPATLFKFFFWFGYCNSALNPLIYTVFNNDFRRSFKKILCKRDTRRYV; encoded by the coding sequence ATGATATTTGTAACCTCAGGTGAACTCTTAAAGGAAGTGGGCCAAACTGCCACCATGGCGGACAACAATAGCACCAACCAGAGCTTACCTAGCTTGGCCCCTTACAGCCTACGGATAGCCCTGCCACTGCTCGTGGGCTTCATGATCCTGCTCATTGTGTTCGGTAACGTCCTGGTGGTCATTGCTGTGTTTACAAGCCGGGCTTTGCGAGCCCCGCAGAACCTGTTCCTGGTTTCCCTGGCCTCGGCGGACATTCTGGTGGCCACCCTCGTGATGCCCTTCTCCCTGGCCAACGAACTCATGGGATATTGGTACTTCGGCGATGTATGGTGTGAGATTTACCTCGCGCTCGATGTTCTTTTCTGCACCGCGTCCATCACCCATCTGTGCGCGATCAGCTTAGACCGCTACTGGTCCATCACACAGGCCATCGAGTACAACCTGAAGAGGACGCCTCGCCGCATCAAGTGCATCATCTTTATAGTTTGGGTTATTGCTGCAGTTATCTCATTCCCGCCACTTATCACaatggagaaaaacaacaacgaGGCATACCCCGAGTGCAAGATCAATGACCAAAAATGGTACGTCATCTCCTCCTGCATCGGATCCTTCTTCCTACCATGCGTCATCATGGTACTGGTCTATGTACGGATCTACCAAATCGCCAAAAAAAGGACACGGGCGCCGCCCGGAGACCGGAAGCCAAATGCCATTTTGAAGTCATCTAATATTCCTGCTGCAAATGGGAAGGAGAATGGCGCAGGCGACGACAAGGACCGCCTCTGTCACGAGAAACTGAACGGTGAACAGGCCATAGAGCTCCAGGGAGTTGAAGGACACAGGAAGGCAGAGGAGGCCAAAGGTGAGATCAACGGAGTGGACCTCGAGGACTCATCGTCCTCTGACCATAAAGTGAACAATCCATGCTccattagaaagaaaacaaacaagggGAAACCCAGACTGAGTCAAATCAAACCAGGGGATTCCACCGTCCAAAAGCAAGAGTCGAACACCAAAGGCAGCCGCTGGAAAGGTCGTCAAAATCGTGAGAAACGTTTCACCTTCGTCTTGGCAGTGGTCATTGGTGTCTTTGTCATTTGttggtttccttttttctttacttaCATGCTGAAAACTCTTTGCATATCCTGCAACGTGCCTGCAACCTTGTTCAAGTTCTTCTTCTGGTTCGGCTACTGCAACAGTGCCCTGAACCCTTTGATATATACTGTTTTCAACAACGACTTCAGGAGGTCGTTCAAAAAGATACTGTGCAAGAGGGACACCAGGAGATACGTATGA